GGCGGCCACCGACGACGACCGCATCTACTGTCCATAGACACTATGGACAGTAGATGCGGTCGAAATCAAGGGAGCGGGAGCGAGCGGGACCTCAGCCCACCGCCCGCTCGTACGTCGCGTACACGTGCGCGCGGCGGAAGCCGACGGCCTCGTAGAGCCGGGTCGCGCCGGTGAGGGACTCGGCGTCGACCTCGAGGACGGCGTCCGTGAACCCGGCCTCGGCGCCGGAGGCGAGGGTGCGGGCGAGCACCGCGCGGGCCAGGCCCCTCCCCCGCGCCTCGGGGCGGGTGCCCACGAGCGCCACGTGCAGCGTGCCGGGCTTGTCCTCGGAGGTGACCGCGTAGGCGAGGACGGTGCCGTCCTCGTCCAGGGCGATGGTGGAGTGCCGGGGCCGGGAGGTGTGGGAGGTGGTCCACAGCTGCCAGGTCTCGGCGTCGATGGGGGCGGAGCCCCAGTGGTCGGCGAAGGCGGCGACGTGCGCGAGGCGCACGGCCTCGCTCTGCTCCGCGGTGGGAGCGGTGATCTCGACGCCTTCCACGGTGGGCACTTCGAGGGCCTCGCCGGGCAGCTCGCATTCCATCTCGAACCAGGAGCGCACCCGGTGGTAGCCGCGACGGTCGAGCACGGGCCGCACGTCCGCTCCGCCGACGGGCAGCTCCGGCTCGGGGTCGCGGCCGCCGCCCGTGCGCAGCACGGCGGGAAGTCCGGGGTGGCGCTCGGCGGCGAGCTCGGTGCCGCGCTCCTCGAGGCGCGCGAGGATCGTGGTGCCGAGTCCGCGGCCGCGGTGCGCGGGGTGGACGCCGCCGGCGAGGTTCACGCGGGCGCGGCCGTCGCGGTCGGCATGCGCGGCAACGGTCACGAGGCCGAAGCCGATGAGCCCGTTCCCGTCCCATGCGGCGACGGTGTCGGTGGGAAGGGACAGCCGCGGGGACTGCAGCCACTCGCGGATGCTCGGCTCCTCGGCGGACTCGCCCGTCTGCTCGTGGGCGTCGATGGCGTTGAGCAGGGAGGTGAGCGCCGGGACGTCCTCGACGGTGAGCGCCTCGAAGCGCAGGGTGGGGGTGTCGGTCATGGTCCCCATCCTCGCGCCCCGAGGCCTGCCGCGGCCAGCGGATTCTCCGCCGTCGTTCCGCCCCGCGTCAGCCCTCCGTCTCGTAGGCGGCCTGCTGCTCCTGCACCGCGCGCAGGCGGGCGAGGTCGAGCTTGCGGCCGCGGGCGAAGTCGACCACGCCGTTCTTCTCCTGGAACACGTCGGTCATCTGGGTGTAGCAGTAGCCGAACATGAGCGGGTCCTCGAGCAGCACGCGGGTCAGTCCCTCGAAGCGCTCGTAGAGCTCCTCCTCGCTCGCGATCCGCTGGCCGTAGCCCCAGGACTCGGCGGCGTTGTTCCCGGCGCGCTCCGCGTCGGCGGCCTTCCGGGCCTCCTCCTCGTTCCACCAGATCCCGCCGTACTCGGAGACGAAGTAGGGCTGGCCGGCGTAGGGCACGGAGAAGGTGCCGTCGGCGAAGGGCATCTCGTCCTCGGGCTGCTCGCGACGGTTCGCGAACGGGGCGCCGTCGGCGAGCCCCGCCTGCTCGGTGCGGAACCGCTCGGGATCCTGCTCGTAGGAGTGGGAGTCGTAGACGTCCGCGCCGCGCACCCGGTGGGAGTAGCCGGAGGCGTCGAGCACGGGGCGGCTGGGGTCGGCGAGCTTGGTCGCGTGGTACATGGCGGCGGTGACGTCGTCGAGCTGCGTGAGCCGGTCGCGGAGCACCTGGTGGGTCTCGTTCAGGGGGCACCAGCCGATGATGCTCGGGTGGCTGAGGTCGCGGCGCACGGCCTCGACCCACTGGGCGACGAAGGAGGCGGTGGGCTGCTGGTTGTCGCCCATCGGGCCGTGCCCGGACGCGCCCCAGTCTCCGAACTCCCCCCACACGAGGTAGCCGTGCAGGTCGGCCCGGAAGAGCATGCGCTGCTCGAACACCTTCTGGTGGAGGCGGGCACCGGTGAACCCGGCCTCGAGCGCGAGGCGGATGTCGGTGGTCATCGCCTCGTCGCTCGGGGAGGTCATGAACGACTCCTCCCAGTAGCCCTGGTCGAGGACGAGGCGCTGGAAGACCTTCTTCCCGTTGATGCGGTACTCGTGATCGCGCAGGGTGGTCGAGCGCAGTCCCGCGTAGGAGCGGACCTCGTCCAGCACCTCCCCGTCGGCGCCCTTCAGCCGCACCTGGAGCGCGTACAGCTCCGGGGCGCCCGGCCCCCACACCCGCACGGCCTCGGCGGGGATGACCAGCTGCAGCTGCGGGGCGAGGTCGAGGTCGGCGCGCACCTCGGCGCGCGCCACCTCCTCGCCGCCCGGCGCGGAGGCGATCACCTCGAGCACGGCGCCGGGGGTGGCACGGGAGAGCGGCACGGTCAGGGCGAAGGAGGAAGCCGCGAGCGAGGGCACGATCCGCACCTCGCGGATCTCGTCGGCAGGCACGCCCTCGAGCCACACGCTCTGCCAGATGCCGGTGGTGCGGTGGTAGCTGGCATGGGTGGCGTGGAACCAGGTGGACTGCTTGCCGCGGGCCTGGGGCACATCGTGCGGGTCGCGGGCGCGCACCACGATCTCCACCTCGGCGCCGGGGCCGACGCCGGGGACGGTGGAGAGGTCGGCGGAGAAGGGGGTGAAGCCGCCGCGGTGGCGGGCGACCTCCTGGCCGTTCGCCCAGACGGTCGCGTCGTAGTCCACGGCCTCGAAGCGCAGGAGCGGCCGCAGCCCCTCCCACTCGGCGGGGATCGTGACGGTGCGGCGGTACCAGACGGCCTCGAGGAAGTCGCGGTTCCCGATCCCGGAGGCCTCGGTCTCCGGGGCGAAGGGCACGGTGATGGTGCCCGCGAGCTCGCGCTCCAGCAGGCCGCGCTCGCGTCCGGAGTCGCCCTGGTCGATCTCGAACTGCCACGTCCCGTTCAGGCTCAGCCAGGTGGGGCGGTGCAGCTGGGGGCGCGGGTGCTCGGGGCGGGGCACGTCGGTCGCGGCCGACGCGGGGGCGTCGAGCAGCTCGGCGAGTGCGTCGGCGCGGGCGAACAGCGCGGTGAGGCTCTCGGGCAGCGCGGAGATCGGGTGGGTCATCGCAGGGCTCCTGGCGCGCGGTCGGCGGTGATCTGTCCGCACCAGTCAATCGCACCGACACCCGATATGCATCGTTGCAAACGGAACGTCCGGGCCGAGCCCGGGGCTGACGGGATGGCTCGATCCACCGCAGCGCACCCCCTCGCGGCAGCACTCGTCCTCTCAGCGACGAGCGCCCGGGGCGGACGCCGGTGACCGGGTGGTATCTCACACCCCCGCGCCGCATCGTCGCCCCGTGGCGGTGCGCCGCGTACTGTGCACACAAGTGCCGTCCTCCCGCCGCGGCACAGGTCCCGCCCGGACAGCCCCGCGCCCCTCGACCCCGTCGAGCAGGAAGCGCGGCAGGCTCCGCCGCGGAGACAGCGTCGGCCGAGGAGAGCTGCTGCGTTCAGCCCTGCCCTGACGTCCTCGGGCGGGGTGCATCGCACAGAACGGATCACCCTTCGTGACCACCTCTGATTTCGCACGCCTCGGCGTGCCCACCGCCCTCGTCGACGCGCTCGCGCCGCAGGGCATCACCGCGCCGACCCCCATCCAGGCCGCGACCCTGCCGGACTCCCTGGCCGGCCGCGACGTGCTGGGCCGGGGCCGCACCGGCTCGGGCAAGACCTACGCCTTCCTCCTCCCCCTGGTCGCGCGCCTGCTCGCCGAGCCGCGCCGCCGCGTGGGCCGTCGGCCGCGCTCGCTGGTCCTCGCCCCCACCCGCGAGCTGGCCACCCAGATCCACGAGTCGCTGCGGCCCCTCGAGAAGGCCGCGAACCTGCGCAGCGCCGTGGTGTTCGGCGGCGTGGGCCAGAACCCGCAGGTGAACGCCCTCGCCGGCGGCCTCGACGTGCTCATCGCCTGCCCGGGCCGTCTGCTGGACCTCATGGGTCAGGGCCACGCGGACCTCGGCGCCATCGAGATCACCGTCATCGACGAGGCCGACCACATGGCCGACATGGGCTTCCTGCCCATGGTGCGCCGCATCCTCGAGGCCACCCCGCGCAAGGGCCAGCGCATGCTGTTCTCCGCGACCCTCGACTCCGGCGTGAACAAGCTGGTCAAGGAGTTCCTCCACGACCCGGTCACCCACTCCGCCGATCCGGCCACGAGCCCCGTGGGCACCATGGAGCACCACGTGCTCGAGGTGGATCCCACGCACCGCTTCGACGTGCTGCGCGACCTCGCGGCCGCCCCGGGCCGCACCATCATGTTCACCCGCACCAAGTACGGCGCGAAGAACCTCGCCCGCAAGCTCAGCGCCCGCGGCGTCGACGCGGTGGACCTGCACGGCAATCTCTCCCAGAACGCCCGCACCCGCAACCTCGAGGCCTTCGGCTCGGGGACCGCGACCACCATGGTGTGCACCGACATCGCCGCCCGCGGCATCCACGTGGACGAGGTGGCCCTCGTGGTCCACGCCGATCCGCCGGTGGAGCACAAGGCGTACCTGCACCGCTCGGGCCGCACCGCGCGCGCCGGCGAGTCCGGCACCGTGATCACCGTGCAGACCCCGGACCAGAAGCGCGACGTCTCCGACCTCATGCGCAAGGCCGGCATCACCCCCACCTACCACCAGCAGGTCGTCTCCACGAGCCCCGTGCTCACCGAGCTCGCCCCCGGTGAGCGGGTCGAGACCCACGAGCCGCGCCAGCCCGAGGCGCCCGTCGACGAGGCGCGCCTGACCGGCGAGCGTCGCAGCGGCGGCCGGGGCCGCGGCGGCCAGGGCGGTCGCGGTCAGGGAGGCCGTGGCCAGGGCGGTCGCGGCGGCCAGGGCGG
This genomic interval from Brachybacterium aquaticum contains the following:
- a CDS encoding glycoside hydrolase family 2 protein translates to MTHPISALPESLTALFARADALAELLDAPASAATDVPRPEHPRPQLHRPTWLSLNGTWQFEIDQGDSGRERGLLERELAGTITVPFAPETEASGIGNRDFLEAVWYRRTVTIPAEWEGLRPLLRFEAVDYDATVWANGQEVARHRGGFTPFSADLSTVPGVGPGAEVEIVVRARDPHDVPQARGKQSTWFHATHASYHRTTGIWQSVWLEGVPADEIREVRIVPSLAASSFALTVPLSRATPGAVLEVIASAPGGEEVARAEVRADLDLAPQLQLVIPAEAVRVWGPGAPELYALQVRLKGADGEVLDEVRSYAGLRSTTLRDHEYRINGKKVFQRLVLDQGYWEESFMTSPSDEAMTTDIRLALEAGFTGARLHQKVFEQRMLFRADLHGYLVWGEFGDWGASGHGPMGDNQQPTASFVAQWVEAVRRDLSHPSIIGWCPLNETHQVLRDRLTQLDDVTAAMYHATKLADPSRPVLDASGYSHRVRGADVYDSHSYEQDPERFRTEQAGLADGAPFANRREQPEDEMPFADGTFSVPYAGQPYFVSEYGGIWWNEEEARKAADAERAGNNAAESWGYGQRIASEEELYERFEGLTRVLLEDPLMFGYCYTQMTDVFQEKNGVVDFARGRKLDLARLRAVQEQQAAYETEG
- a CDS encoding GNAT family N-acetyltransferase is translated as MTDTPTLRFEALTVEDVPALTSLLNAIDAHEQTGESAEEPSIREWLQSPRLSLPTDTVAAWDGNGLIGFGLVTVAAHADRDGRARVNLAGGVHPAHRGRGLGTTILARLEERGTELAAERHPGLPAVLRTGGGRDPEPELPVGGADVRPVLDRRGYHRVRSWFEMECELPGEALEVPTVEGVEITAPTAEQSEAVRLAHVAAFADHWGSAPIDAETWQLWTTSHTSRPRHSTIALDEDGTVLAYAVTSEDKPGTLHVALVGTRPEARGRGLARAVLARTLASGAEAGFTDAVLEVDAESLTGATRLYEAVGFRRAHVYATYERAVG
- a CDS encoding DEAD/DEAH box helicase, with product MTTSDFARLGVPTALVDALAPQGITAPTPIQAATLPDSLAGRDVLGRGRTGSGKTYAFLLPLVARLLAEPRRRVGRRPRSLVLAPTRELATQIHESLRPLEKAANLRSAVVFGGVGQNPQVNALAGGLDVLIACPGRLLDLMGQGHADLGAIEITVIDEADHMADMGFLPMVRRILEATPRKGQRMLFSATLDSGVNKLVKEFLHDPVTHSADPATSPVGTMEHHVLEVDPTHRFDVLRDLAAAPGRTIMFTRTKYGAKNLARKLSARGVDAVDLHGNLSQNARTRNLEAFGSGTATTMVCTDIAARGIHVDEVALVVHADPPVEHKAYLHRSGRTARAGESGTVITVQTPDQKRDVSDLMRKAGITPTYHQQVVSTSPVLTELAPGERVETHEPRQPEAPVDEARLTGERRSGGRGRGGQGGRGQGGRGQGGRGGQGGGRGQGGQNGQNGGRGRGQVGGRSQEQGAGQESGGGRRRSGGQGRSGGQGGARRESSPTRYSTSSGDRSGGGLAAFSSGRR